A window from Oscillospiraceae bacterium encodes these proteins:
- a CDS encoding valine--tRNA ligase: MSQQLDKIYDPKSFEERLYNTWEKKGYFTPDDDHSKTPFCIVIPPPNVTGQLHMGHALDNTLQDIIIRTKRMQGYNALWIPGTDHAGIATQIKVEESLRKNEGISRYDLGRAEFVKRVWKWKELYGNRIIEQLKKLGSSCDWTRLRFTMDDNLSEAVKKTFVSLYERGLIYRGYRIINWCPKCATALSDTEVDYKELPGHFWHIRYPFEDGSGYVVIATTRPETMLGDTAVAVHPDDERYKSIVGKNLILPLVGRKIPVIADEYVDKDFGTGCVKITPCHDPNDFEVGIRHNLEMIVMLDGNARINNNGGKYEGMDRYEARKAIVQDLEAAGLLVKVEEHSHNVAHCYRCGTVVEPISSRQWFVKMKPLAEPAIQVVKDNKLEFIPDRFSKIYLNWMENIHDWCISRQLWWGHRIPAFYCDDCGEMSVSRDDLKICPKCGSKNIHQDEDVLDTWFSSALWPFSTLGWPNKTKDLEYFYPTSVLVTGYDIITFWVSKMIFSGLDAMNEIPFRYVCVHGLVRDSQGRKMSKSLGNGIDPLEVIDKYGADALRFTLATGNSPGNDMRFNPERVEAARNFANKIWNAARFILMNLDIEEVVSPLSASLEIGLAQEDKWLLHKFNALIADVTENIDKYELGIALSKLYDFFWDVFCDWYIELVKPRLSDKDCPSNKAAQNTITYVFTEALKLLHPFMPFITEEIYLTLPHGSESIMISQWPKVDPDYDFAVDADNTQKAIELIRLIRNRRAEMNVPPSKKAHIFIKTDEKAAFSGSEQYFSRLAGASGVTFVDEFDAENSVAVVSDSAVCYIPLSEMIDFDKERERIAKENERLNSEIERINKKLSNAEFVSKAPERVINAERDKLAGYINALENLREAAKKIEI; this comes from the coding sequence ATGTCGCAACAGCTTGATAAAATTTACGATCCCAAAAGCTTTGAAGAGCGCCTTTATAATACATGGGAGAAAAAAGGTTATTTCACACCCGATGACGACCATTCAAAGACGCCCTTTTGTATAGTAATACCGCCGCCAAACGTCACTGGCCAGCTTCATATGGGGCATGCTCTTGACAATACTCTTCAGGATATTATCATCCGTACAAAGAGGATGCAGGGATATAATGCACTATGGATTCCCGGCACGGATCACGCCGGCATAGCTACTCAAATAAAGGTTGAGGAAAGCCTTCGCAAAAACGAAGGTATTTCCAGATATGATCTTGGCAGAGCAGAGTTTGTTAAACGCGTTTGGAAATGGAAGGAGCTTTATGGAAACAGGATAATTGAGCAACTTAAAAAGCTTGGATCTTCCTGCGACTGGACAAGGCTCAGATTCACGATGGACGATAATCTTTCAGAGGCTGTCAAAAAAACTTTCGTTTCACTGTATGAACGCGGACTGATATACAGAGGCTACAGGATAATCAACTGGTGTCCGAAATGCGCGACCGCGCTTTCCGACACTGAGGTTGATTATAAGGAGCTTCCCGGGCATTTCTGGCATATCAGGTATCCTTTTGAGGATGGAAGCGGTTATGTGGTCATTGCCACGACACGTCCCGAGACAATGCTCGGAGATACTGCCGTCGCGGTTCATCCGGATGACGAAAGATATAAATCAATAGTAGGGAAGAACCTTATTTTACCGCTTGTCGGGCGCAAAATACCTGTTATCGCCGATGAATATGTCGATAAGGACTTCGGAACCGGCTGTGTCAAGATCACGCCGTGTCATGATCCCAACGATTTTGAGGTTGGTATACGTCATAATCTCGAAATGATCGTCATGCTGGACGGAAACGCAAGGATTAATAATAATGGCGGTAAATATGAGGGAATGGACAGATACGAAGCAAGAAAAGCGATTGTTCAGGATCTCGAAGCGGCCGGACTTCTTGTCAAGGTCGAAGAGCATTCACACAATGTCGCTCATTGCTATCGCTGCGGAACCGTTGTGGAGCCGATATCAAGCCGCCAATGGTTTGTAAAAATGAAGCCGCTTGCCGAGCCGGCAATACAGGTCGTCAAAGATAACAAGCTTGAATTCATTCCGGATCGCTTTTCAAAGATTTACCTTAACTGGATGGAAAACATTCACGACTGGTGCATTTCGCGCCAGCTCTGGTGGGGTCACCGCATTCCGGCGTTTTACTGTGACGACTGCGGCGAAATGAGCGTCTCCCGCGATGATCTCAAGATCTGTCCGAAATGCGGAAGCAAAAACATTCATCAGGACGAGGATGTGCTTGACACCTGGTTTTCCTCTGCGTTGTGGCCGTTTTCCACGCTCGGTTGGCCGAACAAAACCAAAGATCTCGAATATTTCTATCCGACGAGCGTTCTTGTAACCGGCTATGATATAATAACCTTCTGGGTAAGCAAGATGATCTTCTCCGGACTGGACGCGATGAACGAAATACCGTTCAGATATGTCTGCGTCCATGGTTTGGTTAGAGATTCACAGGGCAGAAAGATGTCAAAGTCACTCGGCAACGGTATCGATCCGCTTGAAGTTATCGACAAATATGGCGCAGATGCGCTGCGTTTTACGCTTGCTACCGGTAATTCACCCGGAAACGATATGCGATTCAACCCCGAAAGAGTTGAGGCGGCACGTAATTTTGCAAACAAGATATGGAACGCCGCGAGATTCATTCTTATGAACCTTGATATTGAAGAAGTCGTTTCGCCGCTTTCTGCTTCATTAGAGATAGGGCTTGCACAGGAGGATAAATGGCTTCTTCATAAATTCAACGCGCTTATTGCCGATGTCACAGAAAATATCGATAAATACGAGCTTGGAATTGCGCTTTCAAAGCTGTATGATTTTTTCTGGGATGTGTTCTGCGACTGGTATATAGAGCTTGTGAAGCCCAGGCTTTCAGATAAAGATTGTCCGAGCAACAAAGCCGCTCAGAATACGATTACCTATGTATTCACCGAAGCTCTCAAGCTGCTGCATCCGTTTATGCCGTTCATCACCGAAGAAATTTATCTCACGCTTCCGCATGGCAGCGAAAGCATAATGATTTCACAGTGGCCGAAGGTAGATCCGGATTATGACTTTGCCGTGGACGCGGATAACACTCAAAAGGCGATTGAGCTTATCCGGCTGATACGCAACCGTCGCGCGGAAATGAATGTACCGCCATCCAAAAAGGCTCACATATTCATCAAAACCGACGAAAAGGCCGCTTTTTCAGGCAGCGAGCAATACTTTTCAAGGCTTGCCGGAGCGTCCGGAGTGACTTTTGTCGATGAATTCGACGCCGAAAACAGCGTGGCTGTTGTCTCCGACAGCGCGGTATGCTATATTCCGCTTTCCGAAATGATTGATTTCGACAAGGAGAGGGAACGCATTGCAAAGGAAAACGAGCGGCTCAATTCAGAAATCGAAAGAATAAATAAAAAGCTGTCAAACGCCGAATTTGTTTCAAAGGCTCCTGAGCGAGTTATAAACGCGGAGCGCGATAAGCTTGCCGGCTATATCAACGCGCTTGAAAACCTGCGTGAAGCCGCAAAGAAGATCGAAATATAA
- a CDS encoding PqqD family protein — MKIKSGYIFRNIADQPMVIPVSDRIADFNGIISLNEAGAFLWRLLEPGAERDELISALLGEYDLSRTDAEKDVDDFIKILSERNVLENQ, encoded by the coding sequence ATGAAGATCAAAAGCGGGTATATTTTTAGAAATATTGCCGATCAGCCTATGGTGATCCCGGTATCTGACAGAATTGCCGATTTCAACGGAATAATATCCCTTAATGAAGCCGGCGCTTTTCTCTGGCGGCTTCTTGAGCCCGGAGCTGAACGCGACGAGCTTATTTCCGCTTTGCTCGGCGAGTATGATTTATCACGTACTGATGCCGAAAAAGACGTAGATGATTTTATAAAGATTCTTTCCGAAAGAAATGTGCTGGAAAATCAATGA